ACTGGTCCGGCAGGTAGCCGTTTGCGCCGTGCAGTTCCACACCGTCGAAGCCCGCGCGCAGTGCCCGCTCGGCACCCCTGCGGAAGTCCTCGACAATGGCGGGGATTTCGTTCAATTCAAGCGCGCGGGGCATCGCGAATTCGACTTCGCCGTTCACCGAATACGCATGGCCTTCGGCTTTCAGCGCGGACGGAGCAACGGGCGGCGCGCCACCTGGCTGAAGATCGGGGTGAGACTGACGGCCTACGTGCCACAACTGGAGGAAGATGCGCGCGCCTTTGGCGTGCACGGCATCCGTGATGCGGCGCCACCCTGCAATCTGATCGTCGGAGTAGATTCCCGGGGCCATTGCGTAGCCGTAGCCTTGAACCGAAACGGGGGTTGCCTCCGTGACGATGAGACCACCTTCGGTTGCGCGCTGCGTGTAGTACTCAACCATCAGATCGCCCGGCACATCGCCGGGCTCCGAACGCATGCGTGTCAATGGCGCCATCGCGACGCGATGGGAAAGCGTGTAAGGACCTACTTTGACGGCTGAAAACAACTTGCTCATGAAGTTACTCCTTGCGGATCAGTTAGCACCGGCTTGCGGCACGAGTGCGGTAACACGTTCGATGGCTGTTGCAACTGCGGCAGCGAGCCACAACGGCGATTTGCTGTCGGTCAGACCTCTCCTGGTAGCGGTTCGCCAGACAGCGGTTTTGCCCAGTGGGTGCATGGTCAGTGCAAAGGTGCGCGCTTTCGTCGCCTGGACCGAGGAGATATTCGGCCCTCAGATTGAGGCCTTGCCGATCGAGGCGCCGCCGTCGACAAACAACGTTTGACCCGTAATGAAAGCAGCATCGTCGGACAGCAAAAAAGTGATGGCTGCGGCAATCTCGTCTGGCTTGCCGAAGCGTTTCATTGGGACGGCAGCAAGATACCGCTGCTCTCCTTCGCTTCCTGGCGCGTTGTTGGCTCTAAACAGTTCGGTTTCCGTGGGGCCGGGTGCGACGGAATTGACCGTGATGCCGGTGGTCGCCAGCTCAAGCGCCCAGGAGCGCGCAAAACTCACCAGGGCGGACTTGGCGGCCGCATAAGCCGTACGTTCCACGATGCCAAGGACAGTGAGGCTCGTTATGTTGACGATTCGGCCCCAGCCTTGGGCGCTCATATGGGGCAGCAGAGCTTGCGCCGCCTGTATAGCTGGATGCAGATTGAGCGACATGACGGAGTCAAGCGTGTGCAGATCGATGGCGCCCAGCCTCTGCGGTTTGACGAGGCCAACGTTATTGACCAGGCCGTCGAACTTGTATTTCGCCACAAGACTATCGAGCACAGCCTGCGTTTTCACGCGGTCGGAGAGGTCGACAGACACGAGTGTTCCTGGGAAGCCAGGGTCGTCTGCCTGACGCGCCAGTCCCACTACCCGGTGCCCGTCTGCGTTCAGCCGCGCCGCGACGGCTCTGCCGATGCCTTTGCTGGCACCGGTTACAAGAAAAGTGCGTGATTTCATCTTGCCTCGATGTTGATGTAACGGTTTGCCTGTTCAATCGTTCCCGGCGGCTTACGGCCGGGAACGAAGCAAGACCGATTCAGGATACCGAATCAAGCTTCTTGCGGAGAACCGGCAACATATCCTGAGGCTCCGGACGGCGCGTATAGTCCGGGTTGACCTCCGAGTACACGATCGTTCCGTCTTGCCCGACCACGTAGCGCGCCGGCATTGGCAACGTCCAACTATCGTCGCCGTTGAACGCCGGTAGATCGTTCTTGAGGTTCTTGTACAGATCCACGAGATAGTCGGGCAAAGCAAAGCGGATGCCGAATGCGGCTGCCACATCGTTGTGCGTGTCGCTCAGGATCGGGAAGCTCAGCTTGTTGGTACGGACGGACTTGCGGCTGTTCACGGCATTCTGCGGCGAGATCGCGATCAGGCTGGCACCTTCGGCCTTGAACGATGGTAGCGCTTCTTCAAGGGCCGTCAGTTCAAGATTGCAATACGGGCACCATACGCCACGGTAGAAACTGATCACGATCGGTCCCTGCTTCAGCAGTTCGACAGACGACACGGGTTTGCCATCCGGATCATTGAGGGTAAATTCCGGCGCGACGTCGCCTGCTTTCAGAGCGCGTGCAGCCTGACCGGACGCCGCGAGTTCGGCTGTCGCACGTTCCATGATCGGATGGATTTCCGGCGGTGCAAAGTACGGGGCCTTTCCGCCTTTGAAATCGGTCTTGAATGCGTCGAGCCTGGCTTGAAGTGACATGTCAATTCCTTTCCTGATGAGGTTTAACGCACATTGCGTGGTAGGAATAGTCAGTCAATGCAAACCCGCGGAGAAGACAGCATGCATGCATAACTGTCATTCCTGCTGGGCATGGGGGATGACCAAAAGAACAGAGCGGCGGCGTGGGCAAGTGGCCGCGCGGCGCTCGTCAACGCGCGTGACCTGGGCGACGTCCGATCTGCGGGTAACCATCCCGATTGCATGTTAGAGGCCAGGCTTTCGTTCGCTCATCCACTTTACGATCGCCCGGATCGCGATGCGAGAAGCAGCTGCTGGTGCCCGTCTCCAGCGTTGCGACGACCATCATGTCATCATCAGACAGCTCGTCGAATCAGGCGGTAGCCTTCAGGGCGGCCGGGTAACGATCGCCGTGAATCTCGACGTTCGCGAGCGCCTGGTCGATGTGCTGAAGCTCGGTCCCGGTCAGTTCCACTTCAGCCGACCCAAGGTTTTCCTCCAGACGATGCAACTTCGTCGTGCCGGGAATCGGTACGATCCAGGGCTTCTGGGCGAGCAGCCATGCGAGTGCAACCTGAGCTAGCGTCGCACCTTTGCTCCTGGCTATGGCCCCGAGCGCGTCAACAAGTGGCTGATTTGCCTGAAGTGCCTCGGGCGTGAAGCGCGGTACCTTGCTTCGAAAGTCGTCGCTGCCAAAGACCGCGTTTTGGGCGATTGCGCCCGTGAGGAAACCCTTGCCGAGGGGGCTGAACGGCACGAAGCCGATGCCGAGTTCCTCCAGCGTAGGCAGGATCCTTTCCTCGGGCTCGCGCCACCACATTGAATACTCACTCTGAAGCGCCGCCAGGGGCTGCACAGCATGCGCGCGCCGGATGGTCTGCTCTCCAGCCTCTGAGAGGCCGAAGTGCTTTACCTTGCCTGCCTGGATGAGTTCCTTCACCGTGCCGGCGACGTCCTCGATAGGCACCTGTGGATCCACGCGGTGCTGGTAAAGCAGGTCGATGACGTCGGTTTTGAGACGCTTGAGCATCCCTTCGACCGCCGACCGGATATGGTCCGGCCGGCTGCTCAAAACTTGCTGTTTTCCGTCATCGCCGAAGGTGAAGCCGAACTTGGTCGCGATGACTACGTGATCGCGGACGGGCGCCAGTGCTTCGCCAACGACCTCTTCGTTGAGATACGGCCCATAGACCTCGGCGGTATCGAAAAAGGTCACGCCCCGATCGAAGGCGGCCCGGATTAACTCCACAGCCTTTGATCGACTGATGGCCGGGCCGAAACCGAAGCTCAACCCCATGCACCCAAGGCCAAGCGCTGAAACCTCAAGTCCAGAACGGCCGAGTTGCCGCTTATCCATGATGCGCTCCTTGCAGTTGACGACGTGGGCAAGTGGCCCGATGTCCTCAACTTTAGAAGTCTCGGTTTCAAGTGACTAGTAGAATAAATCTTGTATCAGTATCAACTTCAGCTTGATACTGGGCGCTGTGTCAGACCATTCTATTCGCCCCCCATCAGAAGAATTGACCATGTCTGTCAATGACTTTAAGGCCATCGCGATGTTCGCCAAAGCCGTGGAACTCGGCAGCATCCGGCAGGCTGCACTGGCTCAAGGCGTCACACCCCAGGCAGCCAGTCAGACCATCGCACAACTGGAACTGCATCTGGGAGTTCGTCTGTTGCATCGGACGACGCGTAGCCTCGCTCTGACCGAGGAGGGCCAACGATTTCTGGAAAATACCCAGCCCGCTCTGGCGGCATTGGACAGGGCCGTGGCCCAAGCACGGGAGTCCAAGGATGAAATCGCGGGCCCGCTGCGCATCGTTGGACCGAAATCGTCGTTCGCCGCGCTCCTCATGCCACTGCTCGACGAGTTCTGCCGCGCGCACCCCGGTATCCAGCCGGACGTCCAGCTCGATGACGGTATCGGCAATTGGGTACTGGATCGCGTCGATGTCGGTTTCAGGATTGGGGCGTCGGCCGGTGAGGGCGTGATCGGTCGGCCGCTTTTCCCGATCCAGATGATCGTATGCGCGGCGCCCGACTATCTCAAGGCGCACGGAACGCCATCGACAGTCGATGACCTGGCGGCGCACCGCTGCAGCGTATTCCGGCATCCGGACACCGGCAAGGTAGCGCCCTGGTACTTGACCGTGGATGGCAAGCTCGAACATCGGCAGGTGTCCCCTGCGTTCGCGACGGACGATTCAGAGCTGGAAGTGCAAGCAGTGCTCGCGGGGCAAGTCATGGGGCAGCTCTCGAGTCTCTCGGCTGCGTGCCATATCCGCGCGGGACGACTGGTTCCCGTTCTCTTGCCGCATATGAGCACGTACTTTAGTTTGCACGTTTACTACGGAAGCCGAACTGCTCAACCCAAGAGAGTCCGAGCGTTCCTGGATCTCGCCATTGCCCGCCTGCACGATTGCGGCGACTACGTGCTCGCTGACAAAGAGCTAGCGCAGTTCAATTCGCGATTGCGGCGAGCCATCCGGGCGCGGTAGCGCACCCAGCACGCGGTTCGGTTCGGATCGTTCACCTACCGACTGATCGACCGAATTCGGCTGCGAAGCGGTCATCCGCCGGCGTCGAGCGAAGGTCAGCAATGGGTCGACTTGGTGTGTTCGCCATCGGCCCGGTCTCGGCCATCTGCAGTTGTTCGAGTGGGCGCCGGTTCCATGTTGAGTATCAACCTGTCGTTGGCGTGCGTCCCACTGACGTCGGATTTGAACTGCCGGCAGACATGACCTTTGAGATGGTGAAGATCGACAGGGACGTGCTGGGAATGGATCCCGATGAGCGCTCCAGAACGATCAGTGCGTTGACAAGCATGGGCCATGAGATGGGCGCCGTGGTCGTGGTCGAAGGAATTGAGAACGCGGCGCATCACAACGTCGCGCGGGCAAGCCGGGCCGAATTCGGTCAAGGTTTCTTCTATAGCCGTGCACTCGGTGCCAGCCAGCTGAAAGCATTTCTCCAGACCGCCAATGCCCCTTCCTCAAAGCCGGCGGGAGTTGCAACCGTGCTCGGCGCGTTAGCGGAGGCGTTGCGGCAGTATCCGGTACAGGTTTGCTGGTTTATGACGACGCTACATCAGCCCACTGGCGCGACGACCACTTGAATCAGGACGATGGGCGGCGAACCATCGAGGTCCGCTCATGTGGCAGCGGAGGCGTTCATATCCGGCCCAATCGACACTTGACGCAGTTCGTCAGCGATGATCGAGATCAACGCGTCAGCCGCCGCACTCAGCGGCCGGCGCGGGTGGCTCACACAGACGATATGGCGCACGATGCGCGGCGCGAGGATCGGATAGGCGCGCAACGTGCCTTGCCGCACGGCACGTTCAACGGCGATGCGCGGCAGGATCGTGGCAAAACGCGTGCTCTCCACGAGCTTGACGATGGTGGAGAGCACATCGATTTCGAAGCGCGGCGCAAGCAGGATGTCTTCATGCTGCGCGGCTGTATCGAGCACGCCGCGCAGGCCATGACGTTTGGTCGGCAACACGAGCTCCAGTTCGGGCAACTGCGCCAGTTCGATCGCGTGCGGCAGATCGGGGCCGTGGGTGGCGCTGGTGACCAGCACCATCTCCTCATCGAGAAGCGGCTGCGCGTCGAGCGACAGCCGCGAGCGGGGCTTGTTGATCAGCGCAGCGTCGAGCTGGCCGCCCGCCACCCAATCGATGAAAGTGGCGCTATAACCGTCCGCCACGGTCACTTCGACGTGCGGATAACGCGTATGAAAGCGCGACAGCGAATCCGCGAGGACGCTCTCCGTCACCGAGGCGATCAGCCCAATCGCAACGTGACCGGTCACAACTTCGTCGCGCTGCACGAGTTGCTGCCGGGCATGGGCGAGATCGCGCACGATCGGCAGGAACAGGCGGTACATCAGCCGCCCCGCCGCGGTCGGGGCCATGCCGTGCGCACCGCGTTCGAAGAGTTGCTGGTGCAGTTCGTCTTCGAGCCTGGCAATCTGCATGCTCAATGCGGGCTGCACGATGTTCAGGCGCTTTGCGGCACGCGTGACGGAACCGTCTTCGAACAGCGCGATGAAATACTGGATTTGCTTGAGGTCCATAGCGATCTGAATGGGACATCAACCCGGGTGCGTCAATCCGGCGACCATCAACGTAGCTAATGAGCTCCGTCCACATTATCAGGTCTGCGCCGAAAAGCGCACCAATGGATGTTCCGGATGGTGCCGCTCCAGCCTGCCTGACACGGAAGTTCTATGGATATCGTTTTGTAGGCCGGGTGTCATTGGGGCTAACACGGATATCAGCATTGGTGATTAAAAACATCA
The sequence above is drawn from the Paraburkholderia phenazinium genome and encodes:
- a CDS encoding alkene reductase, producing the protein MSKLFSAVKVGPYTLSHRVAMAPLTRMRSEPGDVPGDLMVEYYTQRATEGGLIVTEATPVSVQGYGYAMAPGIYSDDQIAGWRRITDAVHAKGARIFLQLWHVGRQSHPDLQPGGAPPVAPSALKAEGHAYSVNGEVEFAMPRALELNEIPAIVEDFRRGAERALRAGFDGVELHGANGYLPDQFLQDGSNTRTDEYGGPIENRARFLLEVTDALISVWGADRVGVRIAPSGTYGSMHDSDPETTFGYVTEQLDKRGIGYLHVVEPRIKGTETIGEVHDPVAARHLRPKFTGTLIAAGGFTKETADAIIEAGHADIVAFGRQFIANPDLPERLRLNLPLNRYDRSTFYGGNARGYTDYPFHAETQAA
- a CDS encoding SDR family oxidoreductase codes for the protein MKSRTFLVTGASKGIGRAVAARLNADGHRVVGLARQADDPGFPGTLVSVDLSDRVKTQAVLDSLVAKYKFDGLVNNVGLVKPQRLGAIDLHTLDSVMSLNLHPAIQAAQALLPHMSAQGWGRIVNITSLTVLGIVERTAYAAAKSALVSFARSWALELATTGITVNSVAPGPTETELFRANNAPGSEGEQRYLAAVPMKRFGKPDEIAAAITFLLSDDAAFITGQTLFVDGGASIGKASI
- a CDS encoding peroxiredoxin-like family protein; amino-acid sequence: MSLQARLDAFKTDFKGGKAPYFAPPEIHPIMERATAELAASGQAARALKAGDVAPEFTLNDPDGKPVSSVELLKQGPIVISFYRGVWCPYCNLELTALEEALPSFKAEGASLIAISPQNAVNSRKSVRTNKLSFPILSDTHNDVAAAFGIRFALPDYLVDLYKNLKNDLPAFNGDDSWTLPMPARYVVGQDGTIVYSEVNPDYTRRPEPQDMLPVLRKKLDSVS
- a CDS encoding aldo/keto reductase, with translation MDKRQLGRSGLEVSALGLGCMGLSFGFGPAISRSKAVELIRAAFDRGVTFFDTAEVYGPYLNEEVVGEALAPVRDHVVIATKFGFTFGDDGKQQVLSSRPDHIRSAVEGMLKRLKTDVIDLLYQHRVDPQVPIEDVAGTVKELIQAGKVKHFGLSEAGEQTIRRAHAVQPLAALQSEYSMWWREPEERILPTLEELGIGFVPFSPLGKGFLTGAIAQNAVFGSDDFRSKVPRFTPEALQANQPLVDALGAIARSKGATLAQVALAWLLAQKPWIVPIPGTTKLHRLEENLGSAEVELTGTELQHIDQALANVEIHGDRYPAALKATA
- a CDS encoding LysR family transcriptional regulator; the protein is MSVNDFKAIAMFAKAVELGSIRQAALAQGVTPQAASQTIAQLELHLGVRLLHRTTRSLALTEEGQRFLENTQPALAALDRAVAQARESKDEIAGPLRIVGPKSSFAALLMPLLDEFCRAHPGIQPDVQLDDGIGNWVLDRVDVGFRIGASAGEGVIGRPLFPIQMIVCAAPDYLKAHGTPSTVDDLAAHRCSVFRHPDTGKVAPWYLTVDGKLEHRQVSPAFATDDSELEVQAVLAGQVMGQLSSLSAACHIRAGRLVPVLLPHMSTYFSLHVYYGSRTAQPKRVRAFLDLAIARLHDCGDYVLADKELAQFNSRLRRAIRAR
- a CDS encoding EAL domain-containing protein, whose protein sequence is MTFEMVKIDRDVLGMDPDERSRTISALTSMGHEMGAVVVVEGIENAAHHNVARASRAEFGQGFFYSRALGASQLKAFLQTANAPSSKPAGVATVLGALAEALRQYPVQVCWFMTTLHQPTGATTT
- a CDS encoding LysR family transcriptional regulator, which gives rise to MDLKQIQYFIALFEDGSVTRAAKRLNIVQPALSMQIARLEDELHQQLFERGAHGMAPTAAGRLMYRLFLPIVRDLAHARQQLVQRDEVVTGHVAIGLIASVTESVLADSLSRFHTRYPHVEVTVADGYSATFIDWVAGGQLDAALINKPRSRLSLDAQPLLDEEMVLVTSATHGPDLPHAIELAQLPELELVLPTKRHGLRGVLDTAAQHEDILLAPRFEIDVLSTIVKLVESTRFATILPRIAVERAVRQGTLRAYPILAPRIVRHIVCVSHPRRPLSAAADALISIIADELRQVSIGPDMNASAAT